The following proteins come from a genomic window of Polaribacter dokdonensis:
- a CDS encoding ATP-dependent zinc protease family protein, whose protein sequence is MKLTIGRVDKADFPELSLLDIDIKIDSGAYTSSIHCSNIKETSLDGNPFLKFTLLDPEHEFYNNKEFTFKNYTSKIVKSSNGIAEQRFMIQTTIFIFNESFPIYLTLSERKDMKFPILIGRKFLNKKFIIDTAKKNISHKLKTNK, encoded by the coding sequence ATGAAATTAACTATTGGAAGAGTTGATAAAGCTGATTTTCCAGAATTATCGCTGTTAGACATTGATATTAAAATAGACTCAGGTGCATACACCTCTTCTATTCATTGTTCTAATATTAAAGAAACTTCTCTAGATGGTAATCCTTTTTTAAAATTTACGCTTTTAGATCCTGAACATGAATTTTACAATAATAAAGAGTTTACATTTAAAAATTATACTTCTAAAATAGTTAAAAGTTCTAATGGTATAGCCGAACAACGCTTCATGATTCAAACCACCATTTTTATTTTTAATGAATCTTTTCCAATTTATTTAACATTAAGTGAACGAAAAGACATGAAATTCCCTATTTTAATTGGCAGAAAATTTTTGAATAAAAAGTTTATCATAGATACCGCAAAAAAGAATATATCACACAAATTAAAAACAAATAAATGA
- a CDS encoding NADP-dependent isocitrate dehydrogenase, which produces MAKIIYTKTDEAPALATRSFLPIVKAFTKSSNIEIEVKDISLAARILANFSHYLTEDQKVEDALSILGDLAKQPEANIIKLPNISASVSQLTEAISELQKLGYNIPDYPENANTEEEKSILALYNKVKGSAVNPVLREGNSDRRAPKAIKNYARKNPHSMGAWSADSKTHVASMTSGDFANSEKSITVANATDVSIKHIANSGEETVLKAKVSLLDGEIIDATAMSKKALLSFLEEQVADAKEKGLLLSLHMKATMMKVSDPIIFGHAVKIFYKELFDKHAETFNEIGVDANVGFANVISNLDEVSLEKKAEILADIAEIYKNGPALAMVNSDKGITNLHVPSDVIIDASMPAMIRNSGKMWNSDGELQDTKAIIPDSSYAGIYEATIAFCKKNGAFDPTTMGTVPNVGLMAQKAEEYGSHDKTFEIASDGKVQVIDAEGQVLIEHVVEEGDIWRMCQTKDLPIQDWVKLAVSRARASKTPAVFWLDESRAHDAEIIAKVNTYLKNHNTSGLDIRILSPIKATEFTLERIAKGEDTISVSGNVLRDYLTDLFPILEVGTSAKMLSIVPLMNGGGLFETGAGGSAPKHVEQFLDENHLRWDSLGEFLALAVSLEHLGTTTNNEKALILAETLDEATDTFLDQNRSPSRKVGELDNRGSHFYLAKYWADGLANQDKNAELKEEFTKIAEALNNNETQIVKELNDIQGKPVNIGGYYLPNEDLVVDAMRPNEVLNAILS; this is translated from the coding sequence ATGGCTAAAATAATTTATACAAAAACGGATGAAGCACCAGCTTTAGCAACACGTTCTTTCTTACCAATAGTAAAAGCCTTTACAAAATCTTCAAATATAGAAATTGAAGTTAAAGACATTTCTTTAGCAGCTAGAATTCTAGCAAATTTTTCTCACTACTTAACAGAAGATCAAAAAGTAGAAGATGCTTTATCAATCTTAGGTGATTTAGCAAAACAACCAGAAGCAAATATTATCAAGCTACCAAATATTAGTGCTTCTGTTTCTCAACTTACTGAAGCAATCTCAGAATTACAGAAATTAGGTTATAACATTCCTGATTATCCAGAGAATGCAAATACAGAAGAAGAAAAAAGTATTTTAGCATTATATAATAAAGTAAAAGGTTCTGCTGTAAATCCTGTTTTACGTGAAGGAAACTCAGACAGAAGAGCACCTAAAGCTATCAAAAACTATGCTCGTAAAAACCCACATTCTATGGGGGCTTGGAGTGCAGATTCTAAAACTCATGTAGCATCTATGACTAGTGGAGATTTTGCAAATAGCGAAAAATCTATAACTGTAGCCAATGCAACAGATGTATCAATCAAACATATTGCAAATTCTGGAGAAGAAACAGTTTTAAAAGCTAAAGTATCTCTTTTAGATGGTGAAATTATAGATGCAACTGCCATGAGCAAAAAAGCATTATTATCATTCTTAGAAGAGCAAGTAGCTGATGCTAAAGAAAAAGGTTTATTACTTTCTTTACATATGAAAGCTACCATGATGAAAGTTTCTGACCCAATTATTTTTGGTCATGCAGTAAAAATATTTTACAAAGAATTATTTGATAAGCATGCTGAAACATTTAACGAAATTGGTGTTGATGCAAATGTTGGTTTCGCAAATGTAATTAGTAACTTAGATGAAGTTTCTTTAGAAAAGAAAGCCGAAATCTTAGCAGATATTGCAGAAATTTATAAAAACGGTCCTGCTTTAGCAATGGTTAATTCTGATAAAGGAATTACAAACTTACATGTACCTTCTGATGTCATTATAGATGCATCTATGCCAGCAATGATTAGGAATTCTGGTAAAATGTGGAATTCAGATGGTGAATTACAAGACACTAAGGCCATAATTCCTGATAGTTCTTATGCAGGTATTTATGAAGCTACTATCGCTTTCTGTAAAAAGAATGGCGCTTTTGATCCTACAACCATGGGTACTGTACCTAATGTTGGTTTAATGGCTCAAAAAGCAGAAGAATATGGTTCTCATGATAAAACTTTCGAAATTGCTTCAGATGGTAAGGTTCAAGTAATTGATGCTGAAGGTCAAGTTTTAATTGAGCATGTTGTTGAAGAAGGTGATATTTGGAGAATGTGTCAAACAAAAGATTTACCAATTCAAGATTGGGTAAAATTAGCAGTTTCAAGAGCAAGAGCATCTAAAACACCAGCTGTTTTCTGGTTAGATGAAAGCAGAGCTCATGATGCAGAAATTATAGCAAAGGTTAATACATACCTTAAAAACCATAATACTTCTGGTTTGGATATCAGAATTTTATCACCTATAAAAGCAACTGAATTCACTTTAGAGAGAATCGCAAAAGGTGAAGACACTATTTCTGTTTCTGGAAATGTATTACGTGATTATTTAACAGATTTATTTCCAATTTTAGAAGTGGGTACTTCTGCTAAAATGTTATCTATAGTACCATTAATGAATGGTGGAGGATTGTTTGAAACTGGTGCAGGAGGTTCTGCTCCAAAACATGTAGAGCAATTCTTAGATGAAAATCATTTAAGATGGGATTCTTTAGGTGAATTCTTAGCCTTAGCTGTTTCTTTAGAGCATTTAGGTACCACTACAAATAACGAAAAAGCGTTAATCTTAGCTGAAACTTTAGATGAAGCAACAGATACTTTCTTAGATCAGAACAGATCTCCTTCTAGAAAAGTGGGTGAATTAGACAATAGAGGAAGTCATTTTTATCTTGCTAAATATTGGGCAGATGGTTTGGCTAATCAAGATAAAAATGCTGAATTAAAAGAAGAATTTACAAAAATAGCTGAAGCATTAAATAATAATGAGACGCAAATTGTAAAGGAGTTGAATGATATTCAAGGAAAGCCTGTTAATATTGGTGGTTATTACTTACCAAATGAAGATTTAGTTGTTGATGCTATGAGACCAAATGAGGTTTTAAATGCAATCTTGAGTTAA
- the trmD gene encoding tRNA (guanosine(37)-N1)-methyltransferase TrmD: protein MRIDIISVAPGLLESPFNHSIIKRAKEKGLAEIVIHDLRKYGLGNYKQIDDTQFGGGAGMVLMIEPISNCIKKLQAERVYDEIIYMTPDAKTLNQSTANTLSLKENILILTGHYKGVDQRIRDKFITKEISIGDYVLTGGELASAVLVDAIVRLIPGVIGDEQSALTDSFQDNLLSPPVYTRPAEFDGLKVPEILLSGNFPKIEDWRSNEAYKRTKEIRPDLLDD, encoded by the coding sequence ATGCGAATAGATATAATTTCAGTAGCTCCAGGTTTATTAGAAAGTCCATTTAATCATTCTATTATAAAACGTGCTAAAGAAAAAGGTTTAGCCGAAATTGTAATTCATGATTTACGCAAATATGGTTTGGGGAATTACAAGCAAATTGATGACACTCAATTTGGAGGAGGTGCAGGAATGGTTTTAATGATAGAACCAATTTCTAATTGTATAAAAAAATTGCAAGCAGAAAGAGTATATGATGAAATTATTTATATGACTCCAGATGCTAAAACATTAAATCAATCTACAGCCAATACTTTATCATTAAAAGAAAACATTCTTATCCTTACAGGACATTACAAAGGTGTAGATCAAAGAATTAGAGACAAATTTATTACCAAAGAAATTTCTATTGGTGATTATGTTTTAACTGGTGGAGAACTTGCGTCTGCAGTTTTGGTAGATGCTATTGTACGTTTAATTCCAGGGGTTATTGGTGATGAGCAATCTGCGCTAACAGACTCTTTTCAAGACAATTTACTTTCACCCCCTGTTTACACAAGACCAGCAGAGTTTGATGGATTAAAGGTGCCAGAGATACTTTTATCGGGTAATTTTCCAAAAATAGAAGACTGGAGAAGTAATGAAGCCTACAAAAGAACAAAAGAAATAAGACCAGACTTATTGGATGATTAA
- the rplS gene encoding 50S ribosomal protein L19, with protein MESLIKFVQDEFVTKKEFAEFAAGDTITVYYEIKEGEKVRTQFFRGVVIQKRGSGSSETFTIRKMSGTVGVERIFPVNLPSIQKIEINKKGKVRRARIFYFRGLTGKKARITEKRR; from the coding sequence ATGGAATCTTTAATAAAATTTGTTCAAGACGAATTCGTAACAAAAAAAGAATTTGCAGAATTTGCAGCTGGTGATACAATTACTGTATACTATGAAATTAAAGAGGGTGAAAAAGTTAGAACTCAGTTTTTTAGAGGAGTTGTAATTCAAAAGAGAGGATCTGGTTCTTCTGAAACATTTACTATCAGAAAAATGTCTGGTACTGTTGGTGTAGAAAGAATTTTTCCAGTAAACTTACCTTCAATTCAAAAAATTGAAATCAACAAAAAAGGTAAAGTACGTAGAGCTCGTATTTTCTACTTTAGAGGTCTTACTGGTAAAAAAGCTAGAATTACTGAAAAAAGAAGATAA
- a CDS encoding ABC transporter permease, with protein MFDQIYIEKLKSNFSEAVRVILANKVRTLLTSLGIIFGVAAVITMLAIGNGAEKEILAQLELVGVNNIVITPIPDEKDDNESEEGSDGDALEAIRFSKGLDMLDVNSIKKNIPSVKSVSPEVVLETYVIKKGRQNPVKLIGVAPNYFETSNIAIESGKNFSYNQVENSLPVCIIGKKIEKKLFTGESAIGKQIKVKDVWLQVIGVIEEKFISDNAQENLGIRDMNLDIYIPIKTFLVRYKDRKTIMDKPIETGGGMIFISGQQQGPKQRIPRGNYHQLDKLVVQVDNSAQLNSTADVLSRMLKRRHNDMLDFEISIPIQLLKQQQKTKQIFNIVLSIIAGISLLIGGIGIMNIMLASVLERTKEIGIIRAIGATQEDVILQFLTESVLVSIGGGIIGIVLGVLASYILEISTGIETILSVSSILLSFFVATLIGLIFGIAPAKSAANKSPIEAIRHE; from the coding sequence ATGTTTGATCAAATATATATTGAGAAACTAAAATCTAATTTTAGTGAGGCTGTTCGTGTAATTTTAGCGAATAAAGTTAGAACATTACTTACCTCTTTAGGAATCATATTTGGAGTTGCAGCTGTAATCACTATGCTTGCTATTGGTAATGGAGCAGAAAAAGAAATATTAGCTCAATTAGAATTAGTAGGTGTAAACAATATCGTAATTACACCCATTCCAGATGAAAAGGATGATAATGAAAGCGAAGAAGGTTCAGATGGAGATGCTCTAGAAGCTATTCGTTTTTCTAAAGGTTTAGATATGTTAGATGTAAATAGCATTAAAAAAAACATACCTTCTGTAAAGTCTGTGAGCCCAGAAGTAGTCTTAGAAACCTATGTAATAAAAAAGGGAAGACAAAACCCTGTAAAACTTATTGGTGTTGCTCCTAATTATTTCGAAACTTCAAATATTGCCATAGAGAGTGGTAAAAACTTCTCTTACAATCAAGTTGAAAACTCTTTACCTGTTTGTATTATTGGTAAAAAAATTGAGAAAAAGCTATTTACTGGAGAAAGTGCTATTGGTAAGCAAATAAAAGTAAAAGATGTTTGGTTACAGGTAATTGGGGTTATTGAAGAAAAATTTATATCTGATAATGCTCAAGAAAACTTAGGAATTAGAGATATGAACTTAGACATTTATATTCCTATTAAAACCTTTTTGGTTCGTTATAAAGATCGTAAAACCATAATGGATAAACCCATAGAAACTGGTGGAGGAATGATTTTTATTAGTGGCCAGCAACAAGGACCTAAGCAAAGAATTCCTAGAGGTAATTATCATCAATTGGATAAATTAGTTGTTCAAGTAGATAATTCAGCTCAATTAAACTCAACAGCAGATGTTTTAAGTAGAATGCTTAAAAGAAGACATAATGACATGTTAGATTTTGAAATTTCTATACCTATTCAATTATTGAAACAACAACAAAAAACAAAACAAATTTTTAATATAGTCTTAAGTATTATAGCAGGTATTTCTTTATTAATTGGAGGAATTGGTATTATGAATATTATGCTTGCATCTGTTTTAGAAAGAACCAAAGAAATTGGTATTATTAGAGCCATTGGTGCAACTCAAGAAGATGTAATTCTACAATTTTTAACAGAGTCAGTTTTAGTGAGTATTGGAGGTGGAATTATTGGAATTGTTTTAGGCGTTTTAGCCTCCTATATTTTAGAAATAAGTACAGGAATAGAAACCATTTTATCTGTAAGCTCAATTTTATTATCATTTTTTGTTGCAACATTAATAGGGTTAATTTTTGGTATTGCACCTGCAAAATCAGCAGCAAACAAAAGTCCTATTGAAGCTATTAGACACGAATAA
- a CDS encoding succinylglutamate desuccinylase/aspartoacylase family protein encodes MSNKPFTLLGKVIPEGKRTVIDLKIAKLHTRTTVNVPVIIEHSKNPGPVVLLLAGIHGDETNGVGIVREIIDLKLNKPNNGTIICIPVFNIFGYLIQTREFPDGRDLNRMFPGTINGSLASQFAYQFSEKIAPFVDYIIDFHTGGGERDNIAQIRCNKDDAKGLELAKIFNPPMIVYSNTIIKSLRETLHKMGKTVLLFEGGKSKELNPTIINEGVNGTRNVLIHLGLIEGEINVRATPIFIKKAKWIRASDSGMFKVRVQNGALVKKKEVLGVIQDPFGEFKKKVYAPFNGYVFCINKTPIVNKGDALFHMSINE; translated from the coding sequence ATGTCGAATAAACCTTTTACGCTTTTAGGTAAAGTTATTCCTGAAGGAAAACGTACTGTAATCGATTTAAAAATTGCAAAATTACATACTAGAACTACAGTTAATGTTCCAGTGATTATAGAACATTCTAAAAATCCTGGACCTGTTGTTTTATTATTGGCAGGTATTCATGGTGATGAAACCAATGGTGTTGGTATTGTTAGAGAAATTATAGATCTTAAACTTAACAAACCTAACAATGGAACAATTATCTGTATTCCTGTATTTAATATTTTCGGATATTTAATTCAGACTAGAGAATTTCCTGATGGTAGAGATTTAAACAGAATGTTTCCAGGAACCATAAATGGTTCTTTAGCCAGCCAATTTGCGTATCAGTTTTCAGAAAAAATAGCACCTTTTGTAGATTATATTATCGATTTTCATACTGGTGGAGGAGAAAGAGACAATATTGCTCAAATTAGATGTAATAAAGATGATGCAAAAGGTTTAGAATTAGCTAAAATATTTAATCCACCAATGATTGTATATTCGAATACAATTATTAAATCTTTAAGAGAAACCTTACATAAAATGGGTAAAACTGTTTTACTTTTTGAAGGTGGTAAATCTAAAGAATTGAATCCTACAATTATAAATGAAGGGGTTAATGGTACAAGAAACGTACTGATTCACTTGGGTTTAATAGAAGGTGAAATTAATGTAAGAGCAACACCAATTTTCATAAAAAAAGCAAAATGGATTAGAGCTTCAGACTCTGGAATGTTTAAAGTTCGAGTTCAAAATGGAGCTTTAGTAAAGAAGAAAGAAGTTCTTGGAGTTATACAAGATCCTTTTGGTGAATTTAAAAAGAAGGTATATGCACCTTTTAATGGTTACGTTTTCTGTATAAATAAAACTCCAATTGTTAATAAAGGAGATGCCTTATTTCATATGAGCATCAACGAATAA
- a CDS encoding efflux RND transporter periplasmic adaptor subunit, whose protein sequence is MSKKKIAIISVISLISIYLIYSYFSPSSDGEVYLTTEVKKGNFVSEVITSGEAQSTSLKKINGPENLRKFKLRDIKIQDLVPEGSIVKVGDYVARLDPTGVNEQIIDARLNLETAQSKYTQQQLDTTLSLKQERNAIKDLSFSMEQTRLELKQSIYEPPATIKKLEIDLEKSERDLREKEENYRIKKRQANAKMVEVGTEVSKIRKELNDLLELLKSFTIYSDGNGMITYFKNWDGSKKKVGSTISPWNPTVASLPDLTKMESKTYANEVDIRKIKKGLPVKVGFDAFPDVEIPGIVTDVANVGENKRGSDIKVFQVMIKLNESNDNIRPGMTTSNKILTFEKKDVLSIPLEAIFSKDSITYVYKKSGFSVVKKEVKIGDSNNDSVIITEGLSENDVVYLNKPEGYENDQIAQIN, encoded by the coding sequence ATGTCTAAGAAGAAAATAGCAATTATCTCAGTTATTTCCTTAATTTCAATTTATCTTATTTATAGTTATTTTTCGCCTTCAAGTGATGGTGAGGTTTACTTGACTACAGAAGTGAAAAAAGGAAATTTTGTAAGCGAAGTAATTACATCTGGAGAAGCTCAATCTACAAGTTTAAAAAAGATTAACGGACCAGAAAACTTAAGAAAATTTAAATTACGAGACATAAAAATTCAAGATTTAGTTCCTGAAGGTTCTATTGTTAAAGTAGGAGATTATGTTGCAAGATTAGATCCTACAGGTGTTAATGAGCAAATTATAGATGCAAGATTAAACTTAGAAACAGCACAATCTAAATACACTCAACAACAATTAGACACTACTCTATCTTTAAAACAAGAAAGAAATGCTATTAAAGATTTAAGTTTTAGCATGGAACAAACTAGATTAGAATTAAAACAATCTATTTATGAACCACCAGCAACTATTAAAAAGTTAGAAATAGATTTAGAAAAATCAGAAAGAGATTTAAGAGAAAAAGAAGAAAACTACCGAATTAAAAAAAGACAAGCCAACGCAAAAATGGTTGAAGTTGGCACAGAAGTATCCAAGATTAGAAAAGAATTGAACGATTTGCTAGAACTTCTTAAATCATTTACCATCTATTCTGATGGAAATGGAATGATTACTTACTTCAAAAATTGGGATGGTTCTAAGAAAAAGGTCGGTTCTACTATAAGTCCATGGAATCCTACAGTTGCAAGTTTACCAGATTTAACAAAAATGGAATCTAAAACTTATGCAAATGAGGTAGATATTAGAAAGATTAAAAAAGGTTTACCTGTTAAAGTTGGTTTTGATGCTTTTCCTGATGTAGAAATTCCTGGTATTGTTACAGATGTAGCTAATGTAGGAGAAAATAAAAGAGGTTCTGACATTAAAGTTTTTCAAGTAATGATAAAACTTAATGAATCTAATGATAATATAAGACCTGGAATGACAACATCAAACAAAATATTAACCTTCGAAAAGAAAGATGTTTTAAGCATTCCTTTAGAAGCAATATTCTCTAAAGATTCAATTACTTACGTTTACAAAAAATCTGGCTTTTCCGTAGTTAAAAAAGAGGTTAAAATTGGTGATTCTAATAACGATTCTGTTATTATAACAGAAGGTCTTTCTGAGAACGATGTTGTTTATCTTAACAAACCTGAAGGTTATGAAAATGATCAAATAGCTCAAATAAACTAG
- a CDS encoding NAD(P)/FAD-dependent oxidoreductase: MIKEIQLRINLIEERKEDILTHKASKFLKISKSEITAVKILRKSIDARKKETIFNYKVAVYINEGLPEKSEYSFDYKDVSNAKEIHIIGFGPAGMYAALRCIELGYKPVVLERGKNVQERRRDLKAINQDHKVNENSNYCFGEGGAGTYSDGKLYTRSLKRGDVRRIFENLVFHGATEQILIDAHPHIGTNKLPKIIQTIRETIIKFGGEIHFNSVVTDFVVKNQKIKALQLNNDKEIPVNSVILATGHSARDIYELLHKKEIAIKAKSFAMGVRVEHPQEIIDQIQYNCSGERDELLPAAAYSLVHQVNNRGVYSFCMCPGGFIVPAATADGEVVVNGMSPSRRNNKFANSGIVVELDIDKDFKKYDHLGPLKGLQFQKDLEKIAFYAGGRSQTAPAQRLVDFVDGKLSADLNETSYQPGLNSAPLHSLLPKIIGGRLRKGFPAFGSKMHGYFTNEANIVGVESRTSSPINIPRKENLEHPEIEGLFPCGEGGGYAGGIVSAAMDGERCAEAAIANFK; this comes from the coding sequence ATGATAAAAGAAATACAATTACGTATCAATTTAATTGAAGAACGTAAAGAAGACATTCTCACTCATAAAGCATCAAAATTTTTAAAAATATCTAAATCAGAAATTACTGCAGTAAAAATTCTGAGAAAATCTATTGATGCACGTAAAAAAGAAACTATTTTTAATTATAAAGTCGCTGTTTATATAAATGAAGGGCTTCCCGAAAAATCTGAATATAGTTTTGATTACAAAGATGTATCTAATGCAAAAGAAATTCACATTATAGGATTTGGACCAGCAGGAATGTATGCTGCTTTAAGGTGCATTGAACTAGGATACAAACCTGTGGTTTTAGAACGAGGTAAAAACGTTCAGGAAAGAAGAAGAGATTTAAAAGCCATTAATCAAGATCATAAAGTAAACGAAAATTCTAACTATTGTTTTGGTGAAGGTGGTGCAGGTACTTATTCTGATGGTAAATTGTATACGCGAAGTTTAAAAAGAGGTGATGTAAGAAGAATTTTTGAAAACTTAGTTTTTCATGGAGCTACAGAACAAATTTTAATTGATGCTCATCCTCATATAGGAACCAATAAACTTCCTAAAATCATTCAAACTATTCGTGAAACCATTATAAAATTTGGTGGAGAAATTCATTTTAATTCTGTTGTTACTGATTTTGTTGTTAAAAATCAAAAAATTAAAGCATTACAATTAAATAATGACAAAGAAATACCAGTCAATTCAGTAATTCTAGCTACAGGACATTCAGCTAGAGACATTTATGAGTTATTACATAAAAAAGAAATTGCGATTAAAGCAAAGTCTTTTGCAATGGGAGTTCGAGTAGAACATCCTCAAGAAATTATAGACCAGATACAATACAATTGTTCAGGAGAAAGAGATGAATTACTACCAGCAGCAGCTTACAGTTTGGTTCATCAAGTAAACAACAGAGGTGTGTATTCTTTTTGCATGTGTCCAGGAGGTTTTATTGTACCTGCAGCAACTGCAGATGGAGAAGTTGTTGTAAATGGAATGTCTCCAAGTAGAAGAAACAATAAGTTTGCAAATTCAGGTATTGTAGTTGAATTAGATATTGACAAAGACTTTAAAAAATACGATCACTTAGGGCCTTTAAAAGGTTTACAGTTTCAGAAAGATTTAGAAAAAATAGCTTTTTATGCTGGTGGAAGATCGCAAACAGCACCTGCTCAAAGATTAGTAGATTTCGTTGATGGCAAATTATCTGCAGATTTAAATGAAACTTCTTATCAACCAGGTTTAAACTCTGCTCCTCTTCATTCTTTACTTCCAAAAATTATAGGAGGTAGATTACGTAAAGGATTTCCTGCTTTTGGTAGTAAAATGCATGGCTATTTTACAAACGAAGCCAATATAGTTGGTGTAGAATCTAGAACATCTTCTCCAATAAATATACCAAGAAAAGAAAATTTAGAGCATCCAGAAATAGAAGGTTTATTCCCTTGTGGTGAAGGTGGTGGCTATGCAGGTGGTATCGTTTCTGCTGCTATGGATGGAGAAAGATGTGCAGAAGCTGCCATTGCGAATTTTAAATAA
- a CDS encoding Hpt domain-containing protein: protein MQIENILTSDVVDLTSLKSFFSTDKDSLIQLVTVYLSDTQPRLELLKKSIITVNHEEVRSICHFLKSSLGLMGVNCLEEITLLEKKAQNLDPEPIIQERLKHITVVLDQSIIEYQRILDQLKAL, encoded by the coding sequence ATGCAAATTGAAAATATATTAACTAGTGATGTTGTAGATTTAACTTCGTTAAAAAGTTTTTTCTCTACAGATAAAGATTCACTAATACAATTAGTTACAGTTTACTTATCTGATACCCAACCAAGGCTAGAGTTACTTAAAAAGAGTATTATTACAGTAAACCATGAAGAAGTACGTTCTATTTGTCATTTTTTAAAATCATCTTTAGGCTTAATGGGCGTTAATTGTTTAGAAGAGATAACTCTATTAGAAAAGAAAGCACAGAATTTAGATCCTGAACCAATTATTCAAGAGCGTCTAAAACATATCACTGTAGTTTTAGATCAAAGTATTATTGAGTATCAAAGGATTTTAGATCAGCTTAAAGCATTATAA
- the rimK gene encoding 30S ribosomal protein S6--L-glutamate ligase: protein MRIVILSRNPKLYSTKRLVEAATKRKHEVIVVDHLKCDIVIEKKSPKIYYKGEYIENIDAIIPRIGASVTFYGTAVIRQFEMMKVFTSVSSIALTRSRDKLSSLQILARAGVGLPKTVFTNYTKDVEHVVESVGGAPLVLKLLEGTQGLGVVLAETKNAATSVLEAFNGLGARVIAQQFIKEAGGADIRAFVVDGKVIGAMKRQGKEGEFRSNLHRGGNATVIELTDEEEKTALKATKALGLGVAGVDMLQSSKGPLVLEVNSSPGLEGIEIATGKNIAKEIIRYLEIHVE from the coding sequence ATGAGAATTGTTATTTTATCAAGAAATCCAAAATTGTACTCTACAAAAAGATTGGTTGAAGCTGCTACTAAAAGAAAGCACGAAGTAATAGTTGTAGATCATTTAAAGTGTGATATTGTAATAGAAAAAAAATCGCCTAAAATTTATTATAAAGGTGAATATATAGAAAATATAGATGCTATTATTCCTAGAATTGGAGCTTCTGTTACTTTTTATGGAACTGCTGTAATTCGTCAATTTGAAATGATGAAGGTTTTTACATCTGTAAGTTCGATTGCTTTAACTAGATCAAGAGATAAATTAAGTAGTTTACAAATTTTAGCTAGAGCTGGTGTAGGTTTACCAAAAACGGTTTTTACAAATTACACCAAGGACGTAGAACATGTAGTTGAATCTGTTGGTGGTGCTCCTTTAGTGTTAAAATTATTAGAAGGAACACAAGGCTTAGGCGTAGTTTTAGCAGAAACAAAAAATGCTGCAACCTCAGTATTAGAAGCATTTAATGGTTTAGGGGCTAGAGTAATTGCACAACAATTTATAAAAGAGGCTGGAGGTGCAGATATTAGAGCTTTTGTAGTTGATGGTAAAGTAATTGGTGCCATGAAACGTCAAGGAAAAGAAGGTGAATTCCGTTCAAATTTACATAGAGGAGGAAACGCAACTGTAATTGAACTTACAGATGAAGAAGAAAAAACAGCATTAAAAGCTACTAAAGCTTTAGGCTTAGGAGTTGCAGGTGTAGATATGTTACAATCTTCTAAGGGTCCTTTAGTTTTAGAGGTAAATTCTTCTCCAGGTTTAGAAGGTATTGAAATTGCTACTGGTAAAAATATTGCAAAAGAAATTATACGTTATTTAGAAATACATGTCGAATAA